In the genome of Verrucomicrobiota bacterium, one region contains:
- a CDS encoding HAD family hydrolase, with product MEKRINIKNKVPKAILFDLGSTLLSDSMSGGLSMRVRTHLKNDTFKPFVEKGFDLPVELAAAMDGMYRDGLEEFRLRKWLESHLIWKHAGQAGSMERIIRSTIISYSPPKDASRVLRALMSLDIPMGVVSNSIFSADLLRNDLETLSVPEAFSFVISSAEFGLRKPHPQIFKDAVKQLGAEPSSTWYVGDLWENDVMGSTGAGLIPVWLHAHATAPDVSVSHLRVKNWTELGELVGG from the coding sequence GTGGAGAAGCGAATAAACATCAAAAACAAAGTTCCGAAGGCGATACTCTTCGACCTCGGCAGCACGCTGCTTAGTGACAGTATGTCGGGCGGTCTTAGTATGAGAGTGAGGACTCATTTGAAAAATGACACCTTCAAGCCATTCGTAGAAAAAGGATTTGATCTTCCTGTCGAGCTCGCCGCAGCGATGGATGGAATGTACCGAGATGGATTGGAAGAGTTTCGTCTAAGGAAGTGGCTGGAATCCCATCTGATATGGAAGCATGCAGGTCAAGCTGGGTCGATGGAGCGTATAATCCGCTCGACCATTATTTCCTACTCACCTCCAAAGGATGCCAGTCGTGTACTTCGGGCGCTCATGTCACTAGACATTCCCATGGGCGTGGTCAGCAACTCGATCTTCAGCGCAGATCTTTTACGAAATGACTTGGAGACCCTCTCAGTACCGGAAGCTTTTAGCTTCGTCATTTCAAGCGCAGAGTTTGGGCTGCGAAAACCGCACCCCCAGATTTTCAAAGACGCGGTTAAACAATTGGGAGCCGAGCCTTCGTCGACCTGGTACGTGGGTGACCTATGGGAAAACGATGTGATGGGTTCAACCGGTGCTGGTCTGATTCCTGTTTGGTTGCACGCGCATGCTACAGCGCCTGATGTGTCGGTCTCCCATTTACGTGTGAAGAATTGGACTGAGCTGGGTGAGTTGGTGGGGGGGTAG
- a CDS encoding phosphotransferase, whose product MHRFDEDRLNTYLENELDGYSGPLKVQQFEGGQSNPTFLLTTPCGRYVLRKKPPGDLLPSAHAVEREYRLYAGLQDTNVPVPRIYLLSEDSSIIGTPFFVMEYLEGRVFKDPALPDDSPEDRKHIYSDMVRVLAALHTVDYETAGLSNYGKPGSYFVRQTGRWTKQYLAARTHEIPSMDNLIKWLPENMPSDDSTSIVHGDYQLYNMMYHETEPKCIAVLDWELSTLGNPLADLAYNCMKYHEHQDGDGISAVDGIPSETEMVEDYCRLTGRQDIENWNFCLAFSFFRLASIIQGVYKRGLQGNASSSSAVEMKDRIAFTSDIGWRIANR is encoded by the coding sequence ATGCATCGTTTCGACGAGGATAGGCTAAATACTTATCTGGAAAACGAACTCGATGGTTACTCCGGTCCCTTGAAGGTTCAGCAATTTGAAGGCGGCCAGTCCAACCCTACCTTTCTATTGACAACACCCTGCGGTCGATACGTGTTGAGAAAGAAACCACCTGGCGATCTTTTGCCAAGTGCGCACGCCGTGGAGCGGGAATACCGCCTCTACGCAGGCCTTCAGGATACCAATGTCCCAGTACCCCGCATTTATCTACTTTCAGAGGACAGCTCCATAATTGGAACTCCGTTTTTCGTCATGGAGTATCTCGAAGGACGTGTATTCAAAGACCCGGCGCTCCCGGACGACTCACCCGAGGACCGTAAACATATTTACTCTGACATGGTTCGAGTGCTGGCGGCTCTTCACACGGTTGACTATGAGACGGCAGGACTTTCCAACTACGGGAAACCAGGCAGCTACTTCGTCCGCCAAACCGGACGATGGACCAAGCAATACCTGGCAGCCCGGACACATGAGATTCCTTCCATGGATAATCTCATCAAATGGTTGCCTGAGAACATGCCCAGTGACGACAGCACCAGTATCGTGCATGGCGACTATCAGCTCTATAACATGATGTATCATGAGACGGAGCCAAAATGTATCGCCGTTTTGGATTGGGAATTGTCGACTCTGGGAAATCCACTCGCTGACCTGGCATACAATTGCATGAAATACCATGAGCATCAGGATGGTGACGGAATTTCGGCCGTAGACGGAATTCCCAGTGAAACCGAAATGGTGGAAGACTATTGCCGACTTACCGGTAGACAAGACATCGAGAATTGGAACTTCTGCCTGGCATTCTCCTTCTTCCGTTTAGCCAGTATTATTCAAGGTGTCTACAAGCGCGGACTACAGGGAAATGCGAGTTCATCCTCCGCGGTCGAAATGAAAGATCGTATAGCTTTTACATCGGACATCGGCTGGCGAATAGCCAATCGGTAA
- a CDS encoding transposase, which produces RLLVLMPDHLHALVSFPQDTEMKKFISSWKGYLAKHCGIKWQRDFFDHRIRNWESLDGKADYIRQNPVRKGLCKSAEEWQWMLDYWRE; this is translated from the coding sequence GTAGATTACTCGTTTTGATGCCGGATCATTTGCACGCACTAGTTTCATTTCCTCAGGATACGGAAATGAAGAAGTTCATTTCTTCCTGGAAAGGTTATTTGGCTAAACACTGTGGTATTAAATGGCAGAGGGATTTTTTCGATCATCGGATTCGTAATTGGGAAAGTCTGGATGGGAAGGCCGATTATATTCGTCAAAACCCCGTTAGGAAGGGACTGTGCAAAAGCGCGGAAGAATGGCAGTGGATGCTCGACTATTGGCGAGAATGA
- a CDS encoding nitronate monooxygenase family protein has product MIKTRFTETFGIEHPIVMGGMQWVGRAELVSAVANAGALGFLTALTQPTPEDLVKEVQRCREMTDKPFGVNLTILPSLKPIPYDEYRQAIIESGIKVVETAGNNPSSHLPDFKKAGVKVIHKCTSVRHGLTAERIGCDAISMDGFECAGHPGEDDVTNLVLLPIARDKIKIPMIASGGLGDARGLVAVLALGAEGMNMGTRFMATKESPVHDNVKQQMVKNDERATEMIFRTLKNTARVASNSVSREVVAIEAKGNATIDDLAHLVSGQRGRLVFEKGDVEHGIWSAGMVQGLIHDIPTCKELIDRIMEEASQIINRLQSLKS; this is encoded by the coding sequence ATGATTAAAACAAGATTCACCGAAACCTTTGGCATTGAACACCCGATCGTCATGGGAGGCATGCAATGGGTGGGCCGAGCAGAACTCGTTTCTGCCGTAGCGAACGCAGGAGCCCTGGGATTCCTGACGGCACTCACTCAACCGACGCCCGAAGATCTTGTTAAAGAGGTGCAACGCTGTCGCGAAATGACCGACAAACCGTTTGGAGTCAATTTGACGATACTACCGTCGCTCAAGCCAATTCCGTACGATGAGTATCGCCAAGCGATCATCGAGTCAGGGATAAAGGTGGTTGAGACAGCCGGGAACAATCCTTCATCCCACCTTCCCGATTTTAAGAAAGCGGGCGTCAAAGTGATTCACAAATGCACCTCCGTCCGTCATGGATTGACAGCAGAGCGTATTGGCTGCGATGCCATAAGCATGGACGGGTTCGAATGCGCCGGTCATCCGGGTGAGGACGACGTGACCAACCTCGTCTTACTACCCATTGCTCGGGACAAAATAAAAATACCCATGATTGCTTCCGGCGGACTTGGCGACGCACGCGGCCTAGTAGCAGTTCTCGCACTCGGTGCAGAAGGCATGAATATGGGAACGCGATTCATGGCAACCAAAGAGTCGCCTGTTCATGATAACGTGAAGCAGCAGATGGTAAAGAACGATGAGCGCGCGACAGAAATGATTTTTCGCACACTGAAAAACACGGCCCGTGTAGCGAGCAATAGTGTGAGCCGGGAAGTCGTTGCCATCGAGGCGAAAGGCAATGCAACTATCGATGACCTCGCCCACCTCGTATCCGGACAGCGGGGACGCCTTGTCTTTGAAAAGGGAGATGTAGAACACGGCATATGGTCAGCAGGAATGGTTCAAGGACTCATCCACGACATCCCGACTTGCAAGGAGCTCATCGATCGCATCATGGAAGAAGCCAGTCAAATCATCAATAGGCTCCAGAGCCTTAAATCATAG
- a CDS encoding MBL fold metallo-hydrolase: MKLYSVNTGHFKLDGGAMFGVVPKTLWQRTNPADENNMCSWAMRSLLIEDGNRLMLVDTGMGDKQTEKFFSYFYLHGDDSVDRSLARYGFNRADITDVFLTHLHFDHCGGCIQYDSTKEHLIPSFPNATYWSNEEHWGWATNPNPREVASFLRENILPIQESGQLKFLAEGDSLLPGIDIMRVHGHTEAQMLPRIKIDGKTLVFVADLIPSVGHLPIPYVMGYDVRPLVTMEEKVKLLDQAAKEDYFLFLEHDPINELCTVQQTEKGVRLKAIHKVEEVFG, from the coding sequence ATGAAACTATATTCGGTTAATACCGGCCACTTTAAACTGGATGGAGGTGCCATGTTTGGCGTGGTTCCAAAAACTCTCTGGCAAAGGACCAATCCAGCAGATGAAAACAATATGTGCAGTTGGGCAATGAGATCGCTCCTGATCGAAGATGGAAACCGACTCATGCTTGTGGATACCGGTATGGGAGACAAGCAGACGGAAAAGTTCTTTAGTTATTTCTACCTGCATGGAGACGATTCGGTGGACAGATCTCTCGCACGCTACGGGTTCAATAGAGCGGACATCACGGATGTTTTCCTTACCCACCTGCATTTCGATCATTGCGGCGGATGTATTCAATACGACTCCACGAAAGAACATCTGATTCCTTCATTCCCCAATGCCACTTATTGGAGCAACGAGGAGCATTGGGGCTGGGCAACGAATCCTAACCCCAGGGAGGTGGCCTCCTTTCTACGCGAAAATATCCTTCCGATTCAGGAAAGTGGCCAACTCAAATTTCTAGCTGAAGGAGATTCTCTTCTACCAGGTATCGATATCATGCGGGTTCATGGACACACGGAAGCTCAAATGTTACCGCGAATTAAGATCGATGGAAAAACCTTGGTATTTGTGGCCGACCTGATTCCTTCAGTTGGGCACCTTCCCATTCCTTATGTGATGGGCTATGATGTAAGGCCGTTGGTAACGATGGAAGAAAAGGTCAAGTTATTGGATCAAGCCGCAAAAGAAGACTATTTTCTCTTTCTCGAGCATGATCCGATCAATGAGCTATGCACCGTCCAGCAGACGGAGAAAGGTGTTCGCCTAAAAGCAATTCATAAGGTCGAGGAAGTATTTGGATAA
- a CDS encoding enoyl-CoA hydratase has product MEYETVLYEEKDKVAIVTLNRPDRMNAITRQLQADLFDALHRAEENEDVRVIILTGAGRGFCAGADMKLLGNTSTSDWSNVSNEEWVKENCKMHPRDDTREDFRKTNSYFPAISKPIIGALNGATVGLGFVLPLYCDIRFASDQARFGTAFAQRGLIAEHGVSWMLPRLIGISNAFDLLYSARLINADEALRMGLVSRVIPHDSLMDEVLKYANHLANNVSPRSLRLIKKEVYNALFQTLAEATDAANLDMADSFRCDDFKEGVAHFVEKRAPNFTGK; this is encoded by the coding sequence ATGGAATACGAAACAGTTCTCTACGAAGAAAAAGACAAGGTGGCTATCGTCACATTAAACCGCCCAGACCGCATGAATGCGATCACAAGACAACTACAGGCTGATCTATTCGATGCGCTCCATCGAGCAGAAGAAAACGAGGATGTCCGTGTTATCATCCTGACCGGTGCAGGCCGTGGATTTTGCGCAGGTGCGGATATGAAACTCCTCGGCAATACGTCGACTTCGGATTGGTCCAATGTTTCAAACGAAGAGTGGGTAAAGGAGAATTGCAAAATGCACCCACGCGACGATACGAGAGAGGATTTCCGGAAAACCAACAGTTATTTCCCTGCGATCAGCAAACCGATAATTGGTGCACTCAACGGAGCCACCGTCGGCCTCGGCTTTGTGCTTCCGCTTTATTGCGACATTCGTTTCGCCTCCGATCAGGCAAGATTCGGAACGGCTTTCGCCCAGCGCGGACTGATCGCCGAACACGGCGTAAGCTGGATGCTCCCCCGGCTAATCGGCATCTCCAACGCCTTTGATCTCCTCTACTCAGCACGTTTGATCAACGCAGATGAAGCGCTTCGCATGGGATTGGTCAGCCGGGTGATTCCACATGATTCATTGATGGATGAAGTTTTGAAATACGCCAACCACCTCGCCAACAATGTATCACCGCGCTCGTTGAGATTAATAAAAAAAGAGGTCTACAACGCTCTATTTCAAACCCTCGCGGAAGCCACAGACGCCGCCAACCTCGACATGGCCGACAGCTTCCGTTGCGATGACTTCAAAGAAGGGGTGGCCCACTTTGTCGAGAAGCGAGCGCCGAATTTTACAGGGAAGTAG